The Coturnix japonica isolate 7356 chromosome 8, Coturnix japonica 2.1, whole genome shotgun sequence sequence TTAACATCCGAATGTTAAAAATCCCCCACTAGGATATTCTGTAATAGGAATTATACTTAAGCGCTCATCCAGCTCAAACACCTCGCTCCTAAGAAGCTGGAAACAAAGTTATTTCACacagcagacagagctgtgaATGCATTTATCTGCTCATTCCTTCCACAGGATTATTTCTCAAGAGTAGAACTACGCTTTTACTTGAGAACAGTAATGgaacagacatttttcttgtaattaaTTGTGCTTAACAAAGCTGGTACCATCAGGATAACAGCCATCATTCATTATTAAGGAAACATTTGTAAAGCTCGCAGCATGTCACATATGTGTATGCAGATACGTAGCTTTAGAACGCAGAAATACCCAGAGAAACCACGCTTCGCAACATCGAAACCAGAAATCCAACCATAAGCACATAAAGACGCCATACTTTCTGCTGAAGGTAATTTTAAGTCGTAGCTCCCAGAGCAGCATACAGCCTTCTTTTACACCTTCCCCTTAAGTCTCGCTTGGCAGTGTTGTACACTGTACTGCGTTGTGGTACAATGAAATCTCTACCATTACAGCAAACAAGCCATTGGAAAAAATGACTTGCAAGCTATTTGTACTCAGTGAACCGTTGCAAAGGGCTACATAAGCTTATAAACTGGCCAAATGCttataaaacataattaaaagaGCAAGCAAGATGAGTGGCTTTTTCTCAGGTTTATTCCTACATTCTATCCTTAGAATACTTTCAATATTGCAAAGGAGCTGCCCATCCATCTTGGATATTCATCGTGTacacattttccttatttccaacTGGACCAACACTAAAGAGAATGGAAAGCTCTGACCCACCAAattcattcaggaaaaaaaggtttacatttgaaaagccattttcttaAGATGGTTGTTGTGTGAAAACAACGCCATTTAATTGCAAAGGCAGATACTGGATATAAAACCAAAAATCTGATACATAGAGCAAATTAATTACTCTGTTAGAGAATTATATAATCAGTGAAAGGTAAAACATTGTCCTGCTTTTAGAATTATACTGTGACATCAGTTCTGGGTTAAGTTTCTGAGCTAAGCTATCTCATGCTCAATGATGGCAAAAAGGCAGAACACAGGTAACAGAAGAGAGGATGAGAGTGAGGAGTGAAGTTTAAGCCAAAGTTCACACAGTGACTGGAATGATGGGATAAAGAaagaagccaaaacaaacaggaaagtagagcacagaaaaagaatggtAATAAAAAAAGCTGAACATCAGTGGAACCATCACTAGTGCTTCTGGTCTGACAGCTATAAGTCAGGTACACAATCAAGCAGAACAGTATCTTCCaatggagaaaaacattctCCCAGTGTTGTTCCAGTTGGAGccattattaaaatacatttactaACATTGTCCTTCAAAAGCCAAGAAGGTACACTTTGTTGGACAGCCTTTCAAAGCCATACCTGTAAGTAGGTATTTACAGCCCCAATGAAAAAACAATAATGGAAGAGAGCAACATCCTGCCCCCACAATTATTTAACTGTGGTTTAAAGCAGCAAGTTTCTTTACTGTCAGTTATTAGTGGCCACTGCATACTGGGCAGTTGAACAAGCCTTGCTGATTCCATATCTAGACTGACCTTTAGACTTCTTTAAGCACAGAGTATTGTAAATTAATCCCTATGTATTTAAGTCCTACAAGCATCCCAAACCCTACTCTGCCTTGCTATACAATTCCTGGCATTAAATCCTCATTCTTGGCAAGACTGCAACCATCTTTACTCATTATACAATGGGGACACACTGTATTGCATTCAGAAATCTACCATATTCTTGAGTGTATCACTGCAGTGAAGAATCCTGCCCTCTCATGTCCACTGGTTACAGCTATTCATTACAAATGAACATTTGTACTTCTGCTGTGCTACCAACCATTAGATCCTTTCCTTAATGGTAAAGTGCCTGAATATTACAATTATTagattattacattttaaactaAGAATTATTAGGATATCATACCAAAATGCGAGTCTAACTGAAAGCCTATTAATGGTGACAGTAATCAGGAAACCTGCAATCACCCAGATTACAGCCATACTTTTAGACCTGTTAAATGTTTATTCTGAACTTCACCACTTCTAGATTCTCTCCTGAACTGCCGAGCAAAATTATAGCCCCATGTTTTGTTAGTGCAAGCACTCCTCCAATGCAAAAGACACTATTAAATTGAGAGTCATGCCTCCTCTTTAGTGAAAAGGCAGGTTATTTATTGCATATTAAATTATCATCTAGATTTAGGAAATTTGTCTTAACTCGCATAACAGCAACTGCTGCCCCTTCACATGTTCAGGTACCACTTTTGAAATTACTATTTCATAGTAGTAATGTATATCATAACACGTAAGTCATACTGTCCTACTGAAATCCAGCAAGCAGGAAGATAAAACACAAGCATTTTCCTATGGAAAAGGATAAACAAAGCCTCATTCTTATGCCACTTATCATAAGACAGTAACAACCTCAAACAGAAGACAGTAGGAACAACCAGCACACCACCAAGTTTCCGCTGTCCACTCTCAACTGGGTTCTCTCTCTCCGTGCAAACTTTAAAGGAGGAACAGATGACAACATGATCTCCGCAGGGCTAGCTCTACAGCAGACATAGAACATCCTAATGAGATCTTAATATGGAGTTATGGTAAATATTTAGGGGCATATTACGTACGCCAGCATGGATAATATATCTAGCATCAACAGATCCTGAGAGCTACAATTTCAGTAAGTTCTACTGAAAAAACTCACCTTCCCCATACTTCAAGgatttgcattttaaactgGAACCACTTTCAATGTTGCAGTGCTACTGTAACTTCAGTTACTGTTAATAACTAATCTTTTATCTTCAGTAAATTTATGCAGTTAACTGCCAAAAGTTACTTGAAATACCAGTTCAAGTTTCTCATTCCATATTTAGTCCAAAACATTTCCTATTACTTCACAAATACTacttcaaataagaaaaagtacTTGTAACAGATACTTAGCCATCAGTTATTTTCTACATCTCTAGCTTAATAGGCAACATCTAATCAGTTGTTTGACTATTGTCTCATGTAAAACACATTactaacaaaaatatttccaaaacatCAGTGCATTTACTTGAAATAATTAGCATGTAAGTATGTTCACTCCCTGTATTTCTTACATTTATTCAGCAAGGAGATAACACTCGGTAGGAAGCTTTTCCACTGGAAATGGCTAAATTTCTAACTCAAAGTGCTATTTTGTTAGTTTCTTTGCAGGAacacttgtttgtttctgtgtgttaCCCAACTGGCTGGTGCCAGCAAAGAGTTCTTCAAGCCTTTTAATAGAGCTGTATCGTAACAGCAGCAATAATCCAGAAGTAACTCAACTCACGCTCCCTTAAAACTAACACACCTACCATCTGCTCTTTAAGCCATGGATTTAAAACTACTCTATTGTTTCTTAGTGTCAGAGAAGGATTCCCTCACCgctttgatttatttaagtCTGCAGCAGGCTACCTTCAATCTCATACTTTTAGATAGCACCAAATAGATACCCATCCTACAGAGTACAACCTTTGAATTTATAGTCGATATGTAGGAGGCATAATCAGAGGTATCAAGAGTTATTATACTTGTGTAAAAACTTGCTTATTTAGGCAGAAAAAGATGGTCTTACATGTCATTTACCACAGTTGGGTTATTTCTATAAACCATAATAGTTTTCATATTAACAACAAATTCACTGTTTAAAATAGAACTATCATTAAAAGATGCTGACGTAAAATGTCTGATGAGAAGCGGTAAAaccatcactgaaaaaaaaccctcttaaTACTGTGATCTCCTAAAGAGACCTTTTAAACTTCCCCCCCATACACACAtctataaacacacacacacacacacacacaccattttaaatacatattcaCATGAATTGCTATCGGCCCCTGTTCCCAAGTGCTAAGATACTTACTAgctctctcttccctctcctcacATTCTTACTATCATGAACAAGGGAAGCATTGAGTTTCAGTCACTTCCTAAATGAGAACATGAGGCAACTGTACATTTCATAACAGTTTTTTAAGAATTGGTCACTATAAACTGGAGGTAGTTTTGAAAAGCATTAGATTGAATTAATTTACGAAAAACAAGTAGTGTTAATCTACAAAAAGAttgtaaaaatgaagtattCTCATTAAGATGTACGTATTATTGAATACATTCTTTTGAAGAAACTGTAGTTATTTGTTTCTAGTTGTTACCACTCAGCTTTCAAGAGTCAGCTAAGATGAATGCATTCGCTCATCTTCCTCACTGAAAAGCACACTGCTCCTATCTGAAGTCATTGCAAGTTCTGAATGTGGTTTACCAGACATTTCCAGGCCTTTCATTGTTAGCAAGTCTGTAAAACTTTCtccaaagcacacagcacttCTGAAACTGCATTATACAGAAACTACTCCTctaagaacaattttttttccttgacaaaTCAGATATCCCTGCTAGAAGACTTAGCATGAGCTCTTCCCCTTTCAGGTTTATCAGTGTGAGGTTTCACTGGGTAACTTTCATACCGCATCACAGTTGCACGGTCTCACATGTGCtatatgttgttttttgtagACTCAAAgtacaaaaacagaaactgttGAACCTTGGTAATTTGCTGAACATGGCAGGAATAAAGAAAGGcccaaagaaaaaacacactcTCAACTAACCTGCTGTTAAACAGACACTATTAAAAAGCTAAGAccaccttttctttccttccccatcctAGAAATAATTCATCCACTTATTCTTGTAAACAACCATCACACTGCAACGGGGGGGGAAAATAATCTCAGTATTCATGATCtaatacaaatgaaattaaattacttaTTGTGTAACCCTGTAACTCTTAGCAAACTTCCCaccattattttcatttgtgcacaacaggaaaaaggagaaaagtgatttatcatctgcttttcttgctttcccttcACAAAAAGGTAACATTTTGATATGTATATTATGTGCCATATTCTAATAAAGTACATTTGGCTAGGGGTTCCCAGGGTGAAGTCTGTTGCCAGCAATGGACCCACTGGGAAGAACAGATGCCtagaaaattaaatcaaatcCAAAATGAAGTTTCGAATGACATCCAATGCTCCAGCATCAAAACCACATATATCCAACATGCCTCTGTCATCTGGATCGGCGATAGCAAAACCTTTTGATGTCATTCCACATACAATCAGTTTAGCAGGAATACCcattttctagaagaaaaacaaaaagataactTCAGAGCACACATATACAGTAACCAAAACATGCCAGAGGCCAAATCTTGTAGTCCTGCATGCACAGGCCACTGTCTGAAACTGATAGAAACCAGACAGGCCAAAACAAGAATTGCAGACAGTTTGTTAACACTAAATGGCAATAGAAACATcagttacataaaaataaaatgaagtaattacAATGAAGGACATTAACAAAACTTTCCTGCAATATTAAAATTCATAGATCCTTTCAAATGTCAACACTGACTTTGAAAATCAGCCTCAGATCTGGTGACAATAAGTATCAATCATCTAATCAAAGTTAAAGAGTGGATTTCTGTCTAAGGCAAGGATTTCCAAGTGTTGATTGAACAACTAAAGCAGCTGCGGCCTGGACAATTCAACAACATGAGCTGAATCTGCAGGTTAGCAACTTGTAAGGTGAAGCTAAGCAAGTGTTAGGAAGGTCAGAGTACAGAAACTCCAAGTCAAAAGCACAAATGTAAACACAGGAGCTAAGCTCTATGCCTAACTCTGGCTGAGGTTCACCAGGCAAGTTAAAGATTAAGGTATTAATTTCATATGAGTGAATATGATATGAAGGACAATGTCCATACACAATTGTATTTGTAGTTTAGATGTATTATCAGTTTAGAAACACTTTTCTTAAAGTGTGAAGGATCACTGCTCAAGTCATAGTTTTAATAGCAATGCTGGtaagaaggtattttttttAGTTCCGTTTCCAGACCCTGAAGCTGCACAGCTTACAGAGCCTGTTTAAAATATAGAGGCTGTTCTTCACAGGATACCATCACCTCATTCTCTTGAGTTTTCCTACAGGCTTACCTTCATTACTTATAGTCTGGGGTGTtctaatgcaaaaataaagttaaaCAATAAACTTATTTCTGTGAGTTTAACATTAAGAACTTACAACAAATAACTTATTTGTATCATTAACTTATTAGATCAATCACACAGAATGCAGAAATACATATATTCCCTGAACGCCAAAAGCAAAGTAGGAGAATCTCAAACCCTTTTATCAATTCAGTGCAGTTAAATATGTGCAATTACTTCCACTAATTCAAACTAAATGGAgaataagtaattttttttaaccctgTATAAATTTATTCTTTACTGCACATAGCCACAACTTGTTAAGTCTCTAAAATGTGGAAAGCAGTGACATGTTTTGTACTGCATCAACCAATTGCAAGCACTCGGAAGTATATTTACCTCCCTGTACTCTCTAAGAGCTGTTGCAGGACGAGTATTTCCAGCAAAGGTCTCATTATCAGTAAACACAATGAAGACATCAGCAgctgtctgtgttttctgagCCCATATCATTGGAAGGGAACAGTCAGTGGTACCCATTGgaatcttaaaagaaaaaacatatacATGGAACATTACTACAGAAATTAGTAAGCcatggaaaaaatgctttttagatAATCTTCATGGTTTGTTATATTCAGAGGCTTCTTTGTTAAACAACAGTTCATTCATTCAATGcactcctgttttatttatttattctttccaaaTTAAGCATTGTGATCTAGTAATGCCATTGTCAATGTTGTTATTTAATATTCAAGGAAGTTGGAATAATCACTCCTGTTCAACTTTCctaaaaggaaagggaaaaattccTGTGCTTTCATATATAAATATCACCTAAACGCAGCACTACAAATgactgcaaacaaaatgaaatgcaatgtaATTATGTAATTGCTGAGCCCTCTCAACTCTGATGTTAGTAAGAGCATTCTCTTaattgcaattttattttattttaatttcacataCTTCATACATTTTCACTAATACTTGAGGTAACGTCATATCAGCTGTCACAGGGCAAGGAACCACTTCATGCGAAAAGGCAACAATATGGGAATCCTTCTCAACACGTGCTACAACCTGAGGAAGAAGACGACAAAAAGGAGTTCAGAATTGTTAATGCCCAAATCAAGATACTTCCTGGTGAACACATCATATCCTTATTTAAGACCACGCAAGTCCTCATATACATTCACCCTGTACTTTAAGTATTGTGTAACGCTATTATGAATAAGCAATGCAAAAATTGGAGCTTAAGAGCTGTTCTAATTACCATCACTAAATACActtatttcttctctcccctctctGACATACACACcacatgtttaaaaacaaacacattccaCTCTAATATAAACACTCAAGAAACATTACAATACCAAACAGAGGCAAAAGTTATTGTGAGACAAAGGCACTGAAAAGGCATTGTTAATAGttcatatgtatataaaagTTAACCCACTTTTCTTGATCCAAACTCTGTTACATTATCAATGTAACAGAGTTGTTTCTTATGTATTTGCAGTTAAGCTGAGTGAAAAAGCAGCCTTAACCACTTTGATTAGAACTGGAAATTGGTTGCTggggggtgttcaaggccaggctggatgggcacgtggacagcctggtctaacattaaatgtggaagttggtggccctgccttTCAGCAGGTAGTTGGAGAATCATGATGCttgaggtcccttgcaacccagGTCActctgagattctgtgattaagcATTTGATCTATCAGTATGGCACACTGTCCTATCTTCTGTATGTACAAGAGTATTATATAACAGcttctttctgatttctaaCCAGCTTTAGAGTACCCCTGTATCAGAAATGCAGCTCAAGCTGCGTTTAGTTACAGATAGAGAAGTTTAATGCCTCACCATACACATTGTTGCTGCAACTGTGCTAGCGTTCAACACACTGCCCAAAACTTTTTGGGTCATTGAAGCACTGACATCAACTGCAACTACAAAACGTTTTCCTGTTGGTTCAACTgcctaaaaggaaaaaagaaaaatgaaaacatgtacAGATGGGTTATaaatttgttcttccttctgctttccatctAGATgcatcttgtttattttttcaggacAATAGCATTACCAAAAGCTAAGTCGTTTTTTCACCTCCCTCCatttaataaaatcattaagacTTTTGTTATCAAGTTGGAATACTCTTACCCACTCAGGAAACactaagatatatttttataggcttccagaaaaagaaaaaaaagacttaagcCTAGTAAATAGAAGCATTACATTACCTCAAAACTTTTGTAGAATGAAGCATCTAAAGCTTCTAAGATGTCTTCATCAGGACGCCACCAAAACTTCCCTCTGCTTCCATGTCCGGATTTATATGTTTCTAATGCAACCAATACGTGGAATGGATGTATTCTACCCTACAGGCAAAGTAATAAAGTAAGTTTTCAGAAGCCTGAACTTaataacacattaaaaagcagcacaaactAAGATGACTGTAAATCAAAATCCACTTTGCTTCAATTGCTTTTGAACAGTTTATGTAGTGGCtgctgcatattttaaaaatcacaactTCACTCTGCTGATTTATgaacattttgttgtttcttttctcttggcGATGTTCAAGTCATGTTAGCAAATGGTAGGAAATCTGAATGCCTTCTATCAAGGTGTTACGCTACCACCTTCGCACACCTTTCTCCCATGTGTCAGTAATGACatagaatgaaagaagaaacaacagaaagcaaagagcagtgagagaggaaacaaaaaatggaacTTGTTCTCAATTCCACTAACCAACTaactcaaaaaaaaccaacagaaagtCACTGATCTTCTCTATATCCCACTAAATACCTACGgatttcttcccctcctttGGAGAACCCTACCATTCCTCATATGGTATAATGGACAGTAAATCATCCTGAAAGGAGAAAGTCTCCCTGTTCTATCACTTTTTTCCTATCAGAGGCTAAGCTAATTACACTTCATTCACTTCCTGGGGTCCCATGAAAGAGCCTTCCCTTCACTTATTAGGACTGTAAAGCTGACTCTAAGTTACAAGACTTATGAAGAGTGGATGAACCCACTAGGCAAAGCTTGCCACGGCCTTAATTCACTATACTAGTTGTCAGTACCCTTCATCTGTAAAACAGCTCTAAAGTTTATTAAAAGAATAAGCTACAGATTTCTTACAAAGACTCTCTCCTTCATTTCATAAAGACTTTAGGTAAAGAAACAGTTTTGGAAGAGGTTGAGAGTCAAAGGTTGGCAATGATTATGAGTTTAATCATGTGttaatttttaccttttttagCAGTTTCTCATTTCGCAGTCGTTCACACACTGTTGCCACTTCTGAACCCCGTGGCTCAAGGACTGAATTTGCAGTCATCTTTCCTAAATTCctcaacaaaacagaaatgggcATGTCTTTCAGCAACGCCTTCCACACCtccaaacaaagaacaagaaaaacaagatgagATTCCCAAGTACAAGAAATGACACCTGTGTGTTTActaagtgtattttaaaataaatgtgcaagTTACATGAAGGCTTGTATTACAATTATCTACATGTGTaaataacttggaaaaaaaaaagcagaggctTATTTAGCATAGgcttatttttaagcagaaatctTAACTTAAAATATTAAGTGTTACTCTAAAAAGAATACAAAGCTCCTCAAGTTTACCTACCTCTTTAGATTTCAGATGGTTTGTCAATAGATGTTCCCTAACGAGACCATATTCCTCTATTAAATGAATAACCTCCAATTCATCTTTCGTGTGTTTCACTCTGTCCACAGCCtccaagtattttaaaagcttttcagtcTCAGCAGAAACTGCTTTGTCTTTGTAAGCTTCTTGGACTTCTTTCCACCCTTTGGTGATGTACTTAGTGACGATGGCTACTCCtatagagaaggaaaatattttccaaacagGGTTACAGTCTTAATACTGCCATTCATCActccagcaaacaaacaagttaGCAGGTTATTTTTGTGAAAAACCAAATgaagtaacaaagaaaagaactgcAACTTCCCAGATCCGATGATCAGTTCTAAGAAGGATCAGCTCCATACAatttaaaacagctgttttgtttACTGTGTTATTCTCCTTGGCAGTAAAGAGCCTAACAGATTCTAAACCATCACTCTTCCCAATTAATGAACAAGTGTTATCTCAGCATTTGTAAGCAGACAGGAACAAACTGAAAGTACtatattattttaacttctcttgACATAATAAGTAAAACAAGGAATAAACCCTTTTAACCTTGAAGACAAACAGTTACATTTCTGACATGATCCCTCACACCTTTACAATGTAATTTACATGATACAAACAAACACTACAAAATCATCATCACACTGGCATAGACAACGAAGGTCAAGGAAGTATAAACAGTTTACTATAAgtatgtgaaaaacaaatgaagtcaTAAACAATCTGACTACAAGCAAGTACATGGTAACAAGCTAATatcaacaaaaaagaaagaaaaatgcccaATGAGGGAGCCCTAGGCTTATTAGGGGTTACTAATACATTAAAGATCATACACCCCTGTATGGAAATGAGATAGGAAATGacagcagcttctccttcccAGATGTACCATCTTTGAGCCCTTTAATACGTATGTTttaaagatgaaacaaaataacCAATTAGAAACTGTAAAGAGAAGCAATTCTGTAATCAGCTACCTACAACCAACCACACTTCTAGTCAGGTGTGTGCTTGCTTTGCAAAGGATAGCCTAACACCTGACTGTGCAGAACTGAAACAGAGACCTTTACATGAACTCCAACTAAATGTTACTATTGGCCGCGTACACCAGACATGAACTCAGCCCCTAAGAGGGATAACACAGGTATTTGTGTTTGCAAAAAACATTCCACTGTTAATATTACAGgtttaaaataaagtattttcaggTGGATGAAAACGTATTACCTTCACTGGCAGGTTTCAGGTGGGACAACCTCAGAAGATCTTTATGAGACCAaccatttctttgtttatattttgtaaCTGCTAATGCAACAGCCATGCCATTCTTTCCATTGTACCAATCTGCCACAGCTCTTCTCAGTGCCCGGCCCCATATGCCACACTTCATGCCCTCCTTCAAATCTTTTTTAAATtggatgaaagaaaagagatgagttGGTACACAACACACCACAGGAACAGCTTtaaatgctgcttgttttgtttttgcatcaGAACACTGTGAACAAACTGCAAGTGCAAAAAGCAGGGGCTCCTGTTTGGCTGTTCTGCCTTCTTGACTGAATGTCTTTATTTCCTGAACAACTTCACACCCTCTGCCTTCTTCAATCAGTCTCATTAAAGCTGCTGCATTTTCAAAGCCCAGCCTCTGCTCCTTGACACAGTAAGTACCGCCTTCTGAACCAAAGCACAAGAAGCGGTGCAGTCGATTCATGTCAGTGACGTCCCACGCATCATTGCTGTCAGAGTCTGGCACCTGCATTTCATTTGGGGGTTGAGCTTGGTCTGCCTCATCCGCCATTGTTTGTGCTCCCAAGAGGTCTGTTGAAAGAACAGTAATGTTATTTAAAACTGCTACAAAAGCTTTCTGACTAAATCCTTTAATCAGTTCTAACTTAAGTACACGTATCAGATCTATACACCTGTGTTTTTCCCTTCATAAACTTATTACAAGCCTGCAATAACTAAAACCAATGAGagacttgcatttttttcccctacctCTCAAGTTATAATAGCAATGCGTTAATTCCCTTGAAACTAAACTAGAAACTACTTTATCCTAATCAGTGGCATAGAGAAAACATGGCTCACACCACTTTGCCACAAATATATTACACTActttcttaagtatttttttgtttgatgaaTTTGATCAAAATTGGGATCTTGTCCCATTCTGTTTTGTGGATGGATGTTAGAACTTACCAAGTGAAGAAACACAGtgctaaaataaaagaaaatactggtAAAATACTTAGTCAGAAGACTGTGAGAATTTAAATACGGTGGGTTTCAGTGAGGCTTTTCACACAACAGCTTCTTAACAACTGACAGTAActcaagagaaggaaaacagagctaTATTACAGGTTCAAATAGTCTGCTGCACCATGTAAGAtccaagaaaacacaaattctgtattgctttatgttttcagttaaaaatagaaaaagcaagaaaccaCTGTGAGAACACAGTCCTTCAGTTCTTAATATAGTTCCTTCAGTTCCAATTCTAATCCTTATTATCAACACTGCTCCCACAACATCAATGTGACAGCAGTAAGTTCAGTTCTCTGGATTCTCACTTAACAATAGAAATCCATTAAATAGGACGTAGGTACTATACTACACACACCAATAACCTAATCCATCAAACTCTACAGAGAATACACACAGAAACCCACAGGCCTTCTTTGCAGATACCTGCCTTGGTAACCATTATCATTTGTACTTGCAAATAAGAATGAAACTTAAATggaataatttttgtttttctattttaacaGGTAAAATCATAGGATGTCCTGAGCTGGAAGGTATCCATAAGTACCTGTGATTGTGCTTGAGAATGGCTTGAGTGGGAAAAGATCTCGTATTCAGCTGGTTCCAGCCCCTACCATGGACAGGATTGCTGACTGTAAGTGGGTACCAAACTGCTAAGGATCCCATTGAGCCTGTCTTTAAACATCTTTAAAGATAATTAATTAtctttaataattaattaattaaagacAATTTCTCTGGGTAACTTGtaccagggcctcaccaccATCAGTGAAAAAAACTTCTCCTGGTATCATCTGCCTCAATCAGTGGGACTCTGTTCTCTTGTGGCACTTAAGATACCTATAGAGGAAGCTAAACTTCCAGGCTAGGAATCTTATTCCTGCCATTCAAAATGCAGAGGCTGGTATTTTTATCTATTATATTTTTTCACATAATTACATAACTGcacaggttggaaaggacctctgaaGATGATCCAGTCCAACCTTCTGCTACAGCAGGTCCCACAGAGTAGGTTGCATGGGAATGCATGAGCAAACAATGTGCTGTTATATCACTGCTTGATATAAAAGACAAGTCTATTGCAGAGATTGCTACTAGTATTGCACCCAAACCAGAACAGTGGAAAAGAATCTCTCTAGTTTCAGAAAGAGTAAATAGCTCATGGAAGATGAATAGCTGTGGAGATGGTAAACctgtacattttgtttttccgAATCActgttacaaaggaaaatcactATATCACTAAACAGCAGAAGGTGAT is a genomic window containing:
- the RO60 gene encoding 60 kDa SS-A/Ro ribonucleoprotein isoform X1, with the translated sequence MLSGRRRAGLRVEVWDQPEAAPSAHNRLHSPQLRRALRVPSLEVIGPGPGRVPPRGLADLLGAQTMADEADQAQPPNEMQVPDSDSNDAWDVTDMNRLHRFLCFGSEGGTYCVKEQRLGFENAAALMRLIEEGRGCEVVQEIKTFSQEGRTAKQEPLLFALAVCSQCSDAKTKQAAFKAVPVVCCVPTHLFSFIQFKKDLKEGMKCGIWGRALRRAVADWYNGKNGMAVALAVTKYKQRNGWSHKDLLRLSHLKPASEGVAIVTKYITKGWKEVQEAYKDKAVSAETEKLLKYLEAVDRVKHTKDELEVIHLIEEYGLVREHLLTNHLKSKEVWKALLKDMPISVLLRNLGKMTANSVLEPRGSEVATVCERLRNEKLLKKGRIHPFHVLVALETYKSGHGSRGKFWWRPDEDILEALDASFYKSFEAVEPTGKRFVVAVDVSASMTQKVLGSVLNASTVAATMCMVVARVEKDSHIVAFSHEVVPCPVTADMTLPQVLVKMYEIPMGTTDCSLPMIWAQKTQTAADVFIVFTDNETFAGNTRPATALREYREKMGIPAKLIVCGMTSKGFAIADPDDRGMLDICGFDAGALDVIRNFILDLI
- the RO60 gene encoding 60 kDa SS-A/Ro ribonucleoprotein isoform X2; amino-acid sequence: MLSGRRRAGLRVEVWDQPEAAPSAHNRLHSPQLRRALRVPSLEVIGPGPGRVPPRGLADLLGAQTMADEADQAQPPNEMQVPDSDSNDAWDVTDMNRLHRFLCFGSEGGTYCVKEQRLGFENAAALMRLIEEGRGCEVVQEIKTFSQEGRTAKQEPLLFALAVCSQCSDAKTKQAAFKAVPVVCCVPTHLFSFIQFKKDLKEGMKCGIWGRALRRAVADWYNGKNGMAVALAVTKYKQRNGWSHKDLLRLSHLKPASEGVAIVTKYITKGWKEVQEAYKDKAVSAETEKLLKYLEAVDRVKHTKDELEVIHLIEEYGLVREHLLTNHLKSKEVWKALLKDMPISVLLRNLGKMTANSVLEPRGSEVATVCERLRNEKLLKKGRIHPFHVLVALETYKSGHGSRGKFWWRPDEDILEALDASFYKSFEAVEPTGKRFVVAVDVSASMTQKVLGSVLNASTVAATMCMVVARVEKDSHIVAFSHEVVPCPVTADMTLPQVLVKIFQWVPLTVPFQ